One window of the Terriglobia bacterium genome contains the following:
- a CDS encoding glycosyltransferase encodes MANLALAWALGLLWVFHLLDAARGMPKVEEITRKEWNVPPEWIISCETNRSTPSISIVVPARNEARTIEPALRSLRKLDYPNYEVIVIDDRSTDGTGEIIRGVAAEGGIVPIRVISVRDLPPHWLGKTHAMWLGACESESDWILFTDADVVFRPDSVRRAIAYAEKQETDHLVLLPTMLTYTPGERMMTALFQALIGFGHRPWKVADPDARDYIGVGAFNMIRRSVYEKIGTYERLRLSIMDDMDLGRLVKKCHYHQRCAFGRNLARIHWAQGMMGIVHNVTKNFFAYMRYKPWIAIATACALLLLNVWPFVAVFFSADWATVGYVAALVSILAIYAGTAPKSGIGPWYFFTHPIAASLFAYAVVLSAVTTMKQGGVEWRGTLYSLEELRKFVD; translated from the coding sequence ATGGCAAATCTGGCTCTGGCATGGGCTCTGGGACTGCTCTGGGTCTTTCATCTGCTCGATGCAGCGCGGGGAATGCCGAAGGTCGAGGAGATCACTCGGAAAGAGTGGAATGTTCCTCCAGAGTGGATTATCTCCTGCGAAACGAACCGTTCTACACCCTCGATCAGTATCGTTGTTCCCGCACGAAACGAAGCCAGGACAATTGAGCCTGCGCTGCGCTCATTGCGAAAACTCGATTACCCGAATTACGAAGTGATCGTCATCGACGATCGCTCGACGGACGGCACTGGCGAGATCATCCGTGGGGTTGCTGCCGAAGGTGGTATCGTTCCGATCCGCGTGATCTCCGTCCGTGACCTGCCGCCGCATTGGCTCGGCAAGACTCACGCCATGTGGCTCGGAGCATGCGAGAGCGAGAGCGACTGGATCCTATTCACGGATGCCGACGTTGTCTTCCGCCCCGATTCCGTGCGCCGCGCAATTGCATATGCCGAAAAGCAGGAGACCGATCATCTCGTTCTGCTTCCAACCATGCTGACCTACACCCCCGGCGAGCGCATGATGACCGCGCTATTCCAGGCACTCATCGGCTTCGGACACCGGCCCTGGAAAGTTGCCGATCCGGATGCGCGAGACTACATCGGCGTGGGCGCCTTCAACATGATCCGCCGCTCCGTTTACGAAAAGATCGGTACCTACGAACGCCTGCGTCTCTCGATCATGGACGACATGGACCTTGGCCGTCTCGTGAAGAAATGTCATTACCACCAGCGCTGTGCCTTCGGGCGGAACCTGGCTCGGATCCATTGGGCCCAGGGCATGATGGGCATCGTCCACAACGTGACGAAGAACTTCTTCGCCTACATGCGATACAAGCCGTGGATTGCGATTGCGACCGCCTGCGCACTACTGCTGCTGAACGTATGGCCCTTTGTCGCCGTCTTCTTCTCAGCAGACTGGGCGACCGTCGGATACGTTGCTGCCCTCGTATCTATACTCGCGATCTATGCCGGCACGGCTCCGAAGTCGGGAATAGGCCCGTGGTATTTCTTCACTCACCCAATCGCCGCCTCGCTCTTCGCCTACGCCGTCGTCCTCTCAGCCGTCACGACAATGAAACAAGGTGGAGTGGAATGGCGAGGAACGCTGTACTCACTGGAAGAGTTGCGAAAATTCGTTGACTGA
- a CDS encoding EamA family transporter — MTVRKYLVLLAVVFFGSIGDTLLSRGMKEVGQIHISQLTEVITAIANPWVVAGTICLILFFASYLASLSWADLTYVLPATAIGYVALALLSKFFLHEQISVARWAGIALITAGVGFVAGGPSQTERTEGQEIAQLVGHHGKKHETARE, encoded by the coding sequence GTGACTGTCCGTAAGTATCTCGTTCTTCTTGCCGTGGTCTTCTTCGGCTCCATTGGCGACACGCTGCTTTCCCGCGGAATGAAGGAGGTCGGGCAGATTCACATTTCGCAGTTGACAGAGGTAATCACGGCAATTGCAAATCCGTGGGTTGTTGCCGGAACCATTTGCCTGATCCTGTTCTTCGCTAGCTATCTCGCATCGCTTTCCTGGGCGGATCTCACCTATGTTTTGCCGGCAACGGCTATCGGATATGTGGCTTTGGCGCTGCTTTCCAAGTTCTTTCTGCACGAACAGATCAGCGTCGCGCGCTGGGCCGGAATCGCGCTGATCACCGCGGGAGTGGGTTTTGTGGCTGGAGGACCGTCACAAACTGAACGTACTGAGGGTCAGGAAATCGCGCAACTGGTTGGACATCACGGAAAGAAGCATGAGACAGCACGGGAATAG
- a CDS encoding MFS transporter, whose protein sequence is MNYRRAGWALFVLTGLNFVNYIDRSVLFAVQPLIQSEFHRSDAEFGFLTSAFIICYMCTAPFIGPLADRFQRRRIMVIGALIWSAATLLTAVTFSFETLFIRHLIVGIGEATFVTIAPAFLSDIFPEHKRGRIMAIFSAALPMGYAIGYMVGGKLGEAYGWRHAFLIASIPGFILALMLLFVQEPTRGAEDHLKETVERGTILGLRKNAAFWSCTLGMAMMTFATSGMSVWMPTFLVRVRSVPLARANFIFGAVTLVSGFLATVIGGWLGDYLLRYTKGAYYLVSAIGMALAVPAIYMAVTYTGSAMYPSIFLAEFMLLVNTAPLNAAMVNSVSARIRATASAVNIFFLHALGDALSPTVMGRISDESHGNLRLSFLAVTVAVALSAIILFWGIRKAPDLKVPDEAPGAVQV, encoded by the coding sequence ATGAACTACCGCCGCGCTGGCTGGGCCCTCTTTGTTCTAACGGGCTTGAACTTCGTGAACTACATCGACCGCTCGGTGCTGTTCGCGGTTCAACCGCTCATCCAGTCGGAATTCCATCGCTCCGACGCTGAGTTCGGCTTCCTCACCTCCGCCTTCATCATCTGCTACATGTGCACGGCTCCGTTCATCGGACCCTTGGCAGACCGCTTCCAGCGGCGCAGAATCATGGTTATCGGGGCGCTCATCTGGAGCGCGGCCACACTGCTCACAGCCGTCACCTTCAGCTTCGAAACTCTCTTTATCCGGCACCTGATCGTCGGCATCGGCGAAGCGACGTTCGTCACGATTGCTCCAGCGTTTCTCAGCGACATCTTTCCTGAACACAAGCGTGGCCGCATCATGGCGATTTTTTCCGCGGCGCTTCCGATGGGTTACGCGATCGGATACATGGTTGGAGGGAAGCTCGGAGAGGCCTACGGTTGGCGGCACGCGTTCCTTATCGCTTCAATTCCGGGCTTCATTCTTGCGCTCATGCTCCTCTTCGTCCAGGAACCGACACGCGGCGCCGAGGACCATCTCAAGGAAACTGTCGAACGCGGAACGATCCTCGGCCTTCGCAAGAATGCCGCCTTCTGGAGTTGCACTCTCGGAATGGCGATGATGACCTTCGCGACCAGCGGCATGAGTGTCTGGATGCCGACCTTCCTCGTGCGCGTTCGCAGCGTGCCTCTCGCCAGGGCCAATTTCATCTTTGGCGCAGTCACCCTGGTGAGCGGATTTCTTGCCACAGTCATCGGCGGCTGGCTTGGTGACTACTTGCTGCGCTACACCAAAGGTGCTTACTATCTAGTCTCCGCTATCGGAATGGCGCTGGCCGTTCCCGCAATTTACATGGCCGTAACTTACACCGGATCAGCGATGTATCCTTCCATCTTCCTGGCTGAATTCATGCTGCTGGTGAATACGGCGCCTCTCAATGCGGCGATGGTGAACTCCGTTTCGGCGCGCATTCGCGCCACCGCCTCGGCCGTTAACATCTTCTTTCTGCACGCGCTTGGCGACGCCCTCTCCCCAACGGTGATGGGTCGTATCTCGGACGAGAGCCACGGCAACCTGCGGCTATCGTTCCTCGCGGTCACAGTTGCTGTCGCACTTTCGGCTATTATCCTGTTCTGGGGCATCCGAAAAGCGCCGGATTTAAAGGTGCCCGATGAAGCGCCCGGAGCCGTGCAGGTGTGA
- the queF gene encoding preQ(1) synthase, protein MPKKESTRLGYTSDHASAGLDHAFPTIETFANQFPGYEIEIDVPEFTSVCPKTGLPDFGTVWVRYMPDKRCLELKSLKEYINEYRNLGIFQENVVNKMLEDVVKAAKPAWCEVRGQFRPRGGIGTLVVARWPKKR, encoded by the coding sequence ATGCCAAAGAAAGAATCTACGCGCCTCGGCTATACCTCGGATCATGCGTCCGCCGGGCTGGATCATGCTTTTCCCACAATCGAGACCTTTGCAAATCAGTTTCCCGGTTACGAAATTGAAATCGATGTGCCGGAATTTACCTCGGTATGTCCCAAGACCGGGCTCCCCGACTTCGGCACCGTTTGGGTGCGCTACATGCCTGACAAGCGCTGCCTTGAGCTGAAGTCTCTGAAGGAATACATCAACGAATACCGGAACCTCGGCATCTTCCAGGAGAACGTCGTGAACAAGATGCTTGAAGACGTTGTGAAGGCGGCCAAACCCGCCTGGTGCGAGGTTCGCGGACAGTTCCGCCCCCGCGGGGGAATAGGGACACTGGTGGTAGCGCGGTGGCCGAAGAAAAGATAG
- the rocD gene encoding ornithine--oxo-acid transaminase translates to MPVMERMRTDEFVQMENQYGAHNYHPLDVVIERAEGCWVYDVDGKKYLDCLAAYSAVNQGHCHPAIMKAAMAQLGKVTLTSRAFRNEQLPLLYKQLHDMTGFDMTLPMNSGAEAVETAVKTARKWGYKVKGIPDGKAEVIVCANNFHGRTVTIVSFSSDEQYRDGFGPFTPGFKIVPYGDINALRAAITPNTCAFLVEPIQGEAGIIIPPKGFLKQAAELCKKNNVLLMCDEIQSGLGRTGKLFAFMHEGVRPDVLIVGKALAGGFYPVSAVLASKEILGVFQPGDHGSTFGGNPLGCAVARAALKVLIDEKLVERSAENGAYFMEKLRAIKSPEIKEVRGVGLWIGIELQGKARPYCEALKELGILCKETHDHVIRIAPPLTITREEIDWAAARIRQVLEKR, encoded by the coding sequence ATGCCGGTCATGGAACGCATGCGCACAGACGAATTCGTACAAATGGAGAATCAGTACGGTGCGCACAATTATCATCCGCTTGATGTTGTTATAGAACGTGCCGAGGGTTGCTGGGTCTACGACGTCGACGGTAAAAAATACCTCGACTGCCTCGCCGCCTACTCCGCCGTCAACCAGGGACACTGCCATCCCGCGATCATGAAGGCCGCGATGGCACAGCTTGGCAAAGTCACGCTAACCTCGCGCGCCTTCCGCAACGAACAACTGCCGCTCCTCTACAAGCAGTTGCACGACATGACTGGTTTCGACATGACGCTGCCGATGAACTCCGGCGCCGAAGCCGTAGAAACCGCCGTCAAGACCGCGCGAAAATGGGGATACAAGGTAAAAGGCATTCCAGATGGGAAGGCGGAAGTAATTGTTTGTGCCAACAACTTCCACGGCCGCACCGTCACCATCGTCAGCTTCTCCAGCGACGAGCAGTATCGCGACGGCTTTGGTCCGTTCACGCCCGGCTTCAAGATCGTCCCCTACGGCGACATTAACGCACTGCGTGCGGCGATTACACCGAACACCTGCGCCTTCCTGGTCGAGCCGATCCAGGGCGAAGCCGGAATCATCATTCCGCCCAAGGGCTTCCTGAAGCAGGCCGCGGAACTCTGCAAGAAGAACAACGTGCTGCTCATGTGTGACGAGATCCAGTCCGGCCTCGGACGCACCGGCAAACTCTTCGCCTTCATGCACGAGGGCGTCCGTCCCGACGTGCTCATCGTCGGCAAGGCGTTAGCCGGAGGCTTCTACCCCGTCTCGGCAGTTCTGGCTTCGAAAGAAATCCTCGGCGTGTTCCAACCTGGAGATCACGGGTCCACCTTTGGCGGCAATCCGCTCGGATGCGCCGTAGCCCGCGCTGCACTCAAGGTCTTGATTGACGAGAAACTGGTCGAGCGCTCCGCCGAAAACGGCGCCTATTTCATGGAGAAGCTAAGAGCGATCAAGAGTCCCGAAATCAAGGAAGTCCGTGGTGTCGGACTATGGATTGGCATCGAGTTGCAAGGCAAGGCGCGTCCCTACTGCGAAGCCCTGAAAGAACTCGGCATCCTGTGCAAGGAGACGCACGACCACGTCATCCGCATAGCGCCGCCGCTGACCATCACGCGCGAGGAGATCGACTGGGCCGCGGCGCGAATTCGACAGGTCCTCGAAAAACGCTAA